The following proteins come from a genomic window of Trueperaceae bacterium:
- a CDS encoding fumarylacetoacetate hydrolase family protein — translation MNYVIPSPPTPVLEVRGKDAGFPVRRIYCVGRNYADHAVEMGHDPDKEPPFFFTKPADAIVPGGGEVPFPVATEELHHEIELVVALAGGGSDIKTEDALQHVYGYGVGLDMTRRDLQAVAKKMGRPWDMAKGFDRSAPISALVTAAEIGHPEAGAIWLEVDGERRQNGDLAQQIWKVPETIAYLSTLVTLAPGDLIMTGTPAGVNAVAPGSSLHGHIDGIGEIEVRYRAGG, via the coding sequence ATGAACTACGTCATCCCCAGCCCTCCCACCCCGGTCCTGGAGGTTCGCGGCAAGGACGCCGGCTTCCCGGTGCGGCGCATCTACTGCGTCGGTCGCAACTACGCCGATCATGCAGTGGAGATGGGCCACGACCCCGACAAGGAACCGCCCTTCTTCTTCACCAAGCCGGCCGACGCGATAGTCCCCGGCGGTGGAGAGGTACCCTTCCCGGTGGCTACCGAGGAGCTCCACCACGAGATCGAGCTGGTTGTCGCGCTGGCCGGTGGCGGCAGCGACATCAAGACCGAGGACGCTCTGCAGCACGTCTACGGTTACGGGGTCGGACTCGACATGACGAGGCGCGATCTGCAGGCGGTGGCCAAGAAGATGGGGCGCCCCTGGGACATGGCCAAGGGCTTCGATCGCTCGGCGCCCATCAGCGCTCTCGTCACCGCGGCCGAGATCGGCCACCCCGAGGCGGGGGCGATCTGGCTCGAGGTCGACGGTGAGCGGCGCCAGAACGGCGATCTCGCCCAGCAGATCTGGAAGGTGCCGGAGACTATCGCCTACCTGAGCACCCTCGTGACCCTGGCCCCGGGTGACCTGATAATGACCGGCACGCCCGCCGGGGTGAATGCCGTCGCCCCCGGGAGCAGCTTGCACGGTCACATCGACGGCATAGGCGAGATCGAGGTCCGCTACCGAGCAGGCGGGTAA
- a CDS encoding DUF1579 family protein: MSLEPLIDLVGRWQGQSTLQDPLQGVADESESKLVVSPLLGGRFVSLDYDWSYQDQPQEGSLLLGYEPASQPVTAHWIDSWHMGRGVMACRGSARGGKYAVTGSYSVPGGEPWGWRIELEAGPGLHLIMYNITPQGEEGLAVEASYFKVSLGSLISVCLSGSSTRCSPSFSSAGGRVK, translated from the coding sequence GTGAGTCTCGAACCGCTCATCGACCTGGTTGGGCGCTGGCAGGGGCAGAGCACCCTCCAGGATCCGCTGCAGGGAGTGGCGGACGAGAGCGAATCGAAACTGGTCGTTTCGCCGCTCCTGGGAGGCAGGTTCGTAAGTCTCGACTACGACTGGAGCTACCAGGACCAACCTCAGGAAGGCTCGCTGCTGCTGGGTTACGAACCGGCTTCGCAGCCGGTTACAGCTCACTGGATCGACAGCTGGCACATGGGTCGCGGTGTGATGGCCTGCCGGGGCAGCGCACGAGGCGGCAAGTATGCAGTGACCGGGTCGTACTCGGTACCGGGCGGGGAACCGTGGGGCTGGCGGATCGAGCTGGAAGCGGGTCCGGGCCTTCACCTGATCATGTACAACATCACGCCCCAGGGCGAAGAGGGTCTTGCGGTCGAGGCAAGTTACTTCAAGGTTTCACTCGGCTCACTCATCAGCGTCTGTTTGTCCGGCAGTTCAACCCGCTGCTCCCCCTCGTTCTCTTCGGCAGGCGGCAGAGTGAAGTAG
- a CDS encoding chemotaxis protein CheB — translation MAGSEHRTQASDTSRDSPKSKSAAKVPLPRQAPRPSVVAIGASAGGLAALKLFFAKVPATSGLAYVVVMHLAPEHESHLADLLQPSANIPVQQVTEDVALEPDRVYVIPPGSNLSSIDTHLRLSDLEKSRRERAPIDHFFKTLAETHDGHAIGVVLTGTGSDGALGLRKIKNLGGLTIIQDPNEAEYSGMPRSALATGLVDLVLPVEEIPQAIRSYVATEPDLDGARNSDDLEEAQRRLLQTVFSQVQSRTGRDFSRYKQSTILRRISRRMQLEQIEKLEDYVGLLRRNASEVQALADEFLITVTEFFRDPQIYARLEEDIIPALFTDKGPDDVIRVWSVGCSTGEEAYSIAMLLQEERSKHGSPPRLQVFASDLHEHSLKTARSGYYPETISENVSPERLSRFFIKEDGGYTVRPDLREIVLFTQHNLLSDAPFSRLDMITCRNVLIYLQRGAQADVMDVFHYSLNANGILLLGTSETVERSDFFQLESKEHSVYRKKDAPTGNARLPVFAPTLPFAAGGRRAPARANDTASYGVAHETIVEQYAPPSVLIGADDKVLHLSKGAGRYLVHPGGVPTNEVSKLIREELRMELSTSLHSARQEREPVRTRAVPMMLGSDHREVTIDVRPAATENGPGPVLLIFDERPPAEPLSDSPDDTTNTRERDLQRELDLARKRLQSVMDEHNTNQEEMWAGNEELQSMNEELRSALEELETSKEELQSMNEELVTVNQENRHKMEELAQVSADLQNLLSSTEIATIFLDRELRILRYTPRVEEIFNIRGNDRGRPLADLTNRLGYPTLISDAKQVLASLERVEREAESAEGHWFLIRLLPYRSIDDRIEGVIINFVDISERRQAEQNVRELNLRLEQKVDDRTKQLKASNDELEAFNYSVSHDLRAPLRGIDGFAQVLLEEYGDKLDETGQGYLNRVRAGAARMGDLIDDLLELSRISSGMLRREPVDMADIAREIAASLRESYDDSTVDFSVGDELAVSGDASLLRIALENLLANAWKFTKNGQTAHVEFGSEQHGDQRVYFVRDNGIGFDMRYAGRLFTPFQRLHPERPFSGTGVGLSLVHRIISRHGGKLWADGTPDKGSTFYFTLPPAEENEGEQRVELPDKQTLMSEPSETLK, via the coding sequence ATGGCCGGCAGCGAACACAGGACGCAGGCTTCCGATACGTCGCGCGATAGTCCAAAATCGAAAAGCGCGGCCAAGGTGCCATTACCCCGACAGGCTCCCAGACCCTCGGTGGTAGCCATAGGCGCGTCTGCCGGTGGCTTGGCGGCCCTCAAACTCTTCTTCGCGAAGGTGCCGGCCACCAGCGGCCTGGCATACGTCGTCGTGATGCACCTCGCCCCGGAACATGAGAGCCACCTGGCCGATCTGCTGCAGCCTAGTGCCAATATTCCCGTTCAACAGGTGACCGAGGACGTTGCCCTCGAACCAGATCGCGTCTACGTCATCCCACCCGGCAGCAACCTGTCCAGCATCGACACCCACCTCAGGCTCTCGGATCTCGAGAAATCGCGCCGCGAAAGGGCGCCGATCGACCATTTCTTCAAGACGCTGGCGGAAACTCATGATGGCCACGCGATCGGAGTCGTACTTACCGGCACCGGGAGCGATGGTGCGCTCGGCCTGCGCAAGATAAAGAATCTGGGTGGCCTCACCATCATCCAGGATCCGAACGAGGCCGAGTACTCCGGCATGCCGCGAAGCGCCCTCGCTACGGGACTCGTGGACCTCGTGCTGCCGGTCGAGGAGATACCTCAGGCGATACGTTCCTATGTTGCGACCGAACCTGATCTCGACGGCGCCAGGAACAGCGACGATCTGGAGGAGGCACAACGCCGGCTCCTCCAGACGGTCTTCTCGCAGGTGCAGTCTCGTACCGGCAGGGACTTCTCTCGCTATAAGCAGTCGACGATTCTGAGGCGGATAAGTCGTCGAATGCAGCTCGAACAAATCGAGAAGCTCGAGGACTACGTCGGCCTGTTGCGACGAAACGCATCGGAGGTACAAGCCCTCGCGGACGAGTTCCTGATAACCGTAACCGAGTTCTTCCGCGACCCCCAGATCTACGCGAGACTCGAAGAGGACATAATCCCGGCGCTTTTCACCGACAAGGGACCGGACGACGTGATCCGAGTGTGGTCGGTAGGTTGTTCCACCGGCGAGGAGGCCTACTCCATCGCCATGTTGCTGCAGGAGGAACGAAGCAAGCACGGCAGTCCTCCGCGGCTACAGGTATTCGCCAGCGACCTGCACGAGCATTCCCTCAAGACAGCACGGTCTGGCTATTATCCCGAAACCATTTCAGAAAACGTTTCGCCCGAGCGACTCAGTCGTTTCTTCATCAAGGAGGATGGCGGCTACACGGTAAGGCCGGACCTGCGCGAGATAGTTCTGTTCACGCAGCACAACCTGCTTTCCGATGCACCCTTCTCCAGGCTGGACATGATCACCTGCCGCAACGTCCTGATCTACCTCCAGCGAGGCGCCCAGGCCGATGTCATGGACGTCTTCCACTACTCCCTGAACGCCAACGGCATCCTCTTGCTCGGCACCTCCGAAACGGTAGAGCGCTCCGACTTCTTTCAACTGGAGAGCAAGGAGCACAGCGTTTACCGGAAGAAGGATGCACCCACTGGCAATGCGCGCCTGCCGGTTTTCGCACCCACGTTGCCTTTTGCCGCCGGTGGCAGGCGCGCGCCGGCCAGAGCGAACGACACCGCCAGCTACGGAGTCGCCCACGAAACGATAGTCGAGCAGTACGCCCCACCGAGTGTCCTGATCGGCGCCGACGACAAGGTCTTGCACCTCTCCAAGGGCGCCGGACGCTATCTGGTCCATCCCGGCGGGGTACCTACCAATGAGGTGTCCAAGCTGATCCGGGAAGAGCTGCGGATGGAGCTCAGCACCTCGCTCCACTCCGCCCGTCAAGAGCGCGAGCCGGTCAGGACCCGGGCGGTCCCGATGATGCTCGGTAGCGACCACCGGGAAGTGACCATCGACGTGCGACCGGCCGCGACAGAGAACGGACCCGGGCCTGTACTTTTGATCTTCGACGAGCGCCCACCCGCCGAGCCGCTATCCGACAGTCCCGATGACACCACGAACACGAGGGAACGCGACCTGCAACGGGAGCTCGACCTGGCCCGAAAACGCCTGCAGTCGGTGATGGACGAACACAACACCAACCAGGAGGAGATGTGGGCCGGCAACGAGGAGCTCCAATCGATGAACGAGGAGCTTCGCTCTGCCCTGGAGGAGCTCGAGACGTCCAAGGAGGAGCTCCAGTCGATGAACGAGGAGCTCGTAACGGTAAACCAGGAGAACCGCCACAAAATGGAGGAGCTCGCTCAAGTCAGCGCCGACCTCCAGAACCTGCTCAGCTCGACCGAGATAGCCACCATCTTCCTGGACCGAGAACTCCGCATCCTCCGCTACACCCCCAGGGTCGAAGAGATCTTCAACATTCGGGGGAACGACCGTGGTCGGCCTCTCGCCGACCTCACGAACCGCCTCGGCTACCCCACGTTGATTTCCGACGCCAAGCAGGTGCTGGCCAGCCTGGAGCGAGTCGAACGCGAGGCCGAGAGCGCAGAAGGCCACTGGTTCCTGATCCGCCTGCTTCCGTATCGATCCATCGATGATCGGATCGAAGGAGTCATCATCAATTTCGTCGACATTTCCGAGCGCCGGCAGGCGGAGCAGAACGTGCGAGAGCTGAACCTCAGGCTCGAGCAGAAGGTCGACGATCGGACCAAGCAGTTGAAAGCGAGCAACGACGAACTCGAAGCGTTCAACTACTCCGTGTCCCACGATCTCAGGGCGCCCTTACGCGGAATCGACGGCTTCGCCCAGGTGCTTCTCGAAGAGTATGGCGACAAGCTGGACGAGACCGGCCAAGGCTACCTCAACCGGGTACGAGCGGGCGCGGCACGAATGGGCGACCTCATCGACGACCTGCTGGAGCTGTCGCGAATTTCCAGCGGTATGCTGCGCCGCGAACCCGTTGACATGGCTGACATCGCCAGGGAGATCGCGGCCAGCCTGCGCGAAAGCTATGACGACAGCACGGTGGACTTCAGCGTTGGGGATGAACTCGCGGTAAGTGGCGACGCCAGCCTGCTGCGCATAGCACTCGAAAACCTTCTCGCCAACGCCTGGAAATTCACCAAGAACGGTCAAACCGCTCATGTCGAGTTCGGCTCCGAACAGCACGGCGATCAGCGGGTGTACTTCGTGCGAGACAACGGCATCGGTTTCGACATGCGCTACGCGGGCCGCCTGTTCACCCCGTTCCAGCGGCTCCACCCGGAAAGGCCGTTCTCCGGGACCGGAGTCGGCCTGTCACTGGTGCATCGAATAATTTCCCGCCACGGCGGCAAGCTGTGGGCTGATGGGACGCCGGACAAGGGCTCCACTTTCTACTTCACTCTGCCGCCTGCCGAAGAGAACGAGGGGGAGCAGCGGGTTGAACTGCCGGACAAACAGACGCTGATGAGTGAGCCGAGTGAAACCTTGAAGTAA
- a CDS encoding ABC transporter permease subunit: protein MTILDRRIPMAFSLLVWLVVWEVIGQLDLIMLIPPFSQVFLALFEVMGTQRFVEAITITGKAFLIGMALSLLVGVGVGILMGRNRIIGQVMGMWVNIFESSPLTAIVPALMALLGFGLPTMIVTVFLFSVWVIALDTQVGVQQVDRSLVEMGNSFGASKGDLYRKIIFPAALPELLAGLRLGFIRGVKGVVIGQLLIAVTGVGYLFEIYSRNFLMPEFWALLIVVFAFAFVTSELIALFERRVEYYASGR from the coding sequence ATGACCATCCTCGACCGACGTATCCCGATGGCGTTCTCGCTGCTGGTCTGGCTGGTGGTTTGGGAGGTGATCGGCCAACTCGACCTGATCATGCTGATCCCGCCCTTCTCCCAGGTCTTCCTGGCGCTCTTCGAAGTGATGGGCACCCAGCGCTTCGTCGAGGCCATCACTATCACCGGCAAGGCCTTCCTCATCGGCATGGCGCTCTCCCTGCTAGTCGGCGTCGGGGTGGGCATCCTGATGGGCCGGAACCGGATTATCGGTCAGGTGATGGGCATGTGGGTGAACATCTTCGAGAGCTCGCCTCTGACCGCGATCGTGCCGGCGCTGATGGCCCTCCTGGGGTTCGGGTTGCCGACGATGATCGTGACCGTCTTCCTCTTCTCGGTCTGGGTGATCGCGCTCGACACCCAGGTCGGGGTCCAGCAAGTCGACCGCTCGCTGGTGGAGATGGGCAACTCGTTCGGCGCCTCGAAGGGCGACCTCTACCGCAAGATCATCTTCCCGGCCGCTCTGCCGGAGCTGCTGGCCGGGCTGCGGCTCGGCTTCATCCGCGGCGTCAAGGGCGTCGTCATCGGCCAGCTCCTCATCGCCGTGACCGGCGTCGGCTACCTGTTCGAGATCTATTCGCGCAACTTCCTGATGCCCGAATTCTGGGCGCTGCTGATCGTGGTCTTCGCCTTCGCCTTCGTCACCTCGGAGCTGATCGCCCTCTTCGAGAGGAGGGTGGAGTACTACGCCTCCGGTCGCTAG